The following proteins come from a genomic window of Varunaivibrio sulfuroxidans:
- a CDS encoding LutB/LldF family L-lactate oxidation iron-sulfur protein, with product MKSSAAKFKDNAREALADGALQDALGKLMESGFRVKRRAALDELPEFDALCDRARDIKNEALDNLDAYLLQFEEGVTRAGGQVHWAATGGEACAIVLGICRRQGARTVAKGKSMISEEIGLNDYLAAHAVEAVETDLGEYIIQLRDEPPSHIIAPAIHLSKAEVGETFRAQHTQLPEGRVLDDPRALLDEARDVLRETFLTADVGITGANMLIAETGTAVIVTNEGNGDLSQGLPKTHICIASLEKIVPTLEDAATVLRVLARSATGQDITVYTTFFTGARRPGDLDGPENFHVVLLDNGRSSLLGSDFRDVLRCIRCGACMNHCPVYGAIGGHAYGWVYPGPIGAVLTPALTGISDSADLPDASTLCGRCAAVCPVRIPLPDLLRRWREKSLPRKNGLSRGGLALGVWAWLACRPRLYHRVFSGVVRGLFWLGRGCAGAVLKDGMVARLIGVGGWTQGRDFPLPQGRTFQTLWRKKHVKGSGYD from the coding sequence ATGAAGTCAAGCGCCGCAAAATTTAAGGATAACGCCCGCGAAGCCCTCGCCGACGGGGCGTTACAAGATGCCCTGGGCAAGCTGATGGAGAGTGGGTTTCGCGTTAAGCGCCGCGCGGCGCTAGACGAGCTGCCTGAATTCGACGCTTTGTGCGATCGAGCGCGCGATATCAAGAACGAAGCCCTGGACAATCTGGACGCCTACTTGCTTCAGTTTGAAGAAGGCGTGACGCGGGCCGGGGGCCAGGTCCACTGGGCGGCGACGGGCGGCGAGGCGTGTGCGATCGTTCTCGGTATCTGCCGTCGGCAGGGTGCGCGCACCGTCGCCAAGGGTAAGTCCATGATCAGCGAGGAAATCGGACTCAACGACTATCTCGCCGCCCATGCCGTCGAGGCGGTGGAAACCGATCTCGGCGAATATATTATCCAGTTGCGCGATGAGCCGCCCAGCCACATCATCGCCCCGGCGATCCATCTGTCCAAGGCCGAGGTTGGCGAGACCTTCCGCGCGCAGCATACTCAATTGCCCGAAGGGCGCGTCCTGGATGACCCCCGCGCCCTGCTGGACGAGGCCCGCGACGTTCTGCGCGAGACGTTTTTGACGGCCGATGTCGGTATCACCGGAGCGAACATGCTGATCGCGGAAACCGGAACCGCCGTGATCGTCACCAACGAAGGCAACGGGGATCTTAGCCAGGGCCTTCCTAAGACGCATATCTGTATCGCCAGCCTGGAAAAAATCGTCCCCACCCTGGAAGACGCCGCGACCGTTCTGCGCGTTCTCGCCCGCTCGGCGACGGGGCAGGACATCACCGTTTACACGACGTTTTTCACCGGGGCCAGGCGCCCGGGCGATCTCGATGGGCCGGAAAACTTTCATGTGGTGCTTCTCGATAATGGGCGGTCGTCTTTGCTTGGTTCGGACTTTCGCGATGTTTTGCGCTGTATTCGCTGCGGGGCCTGCATGAACCATTGCCCGGTTTATGGCGCGATCGGCGGACATGCCTACGGCTGGGTCTATCCGGGGCCGATCGGCGCGGTCTTGACGCCGGCGCTGACCGGGATTTCCGACAGCGCCGATTTGCCCGACGCTTCGACCCTTTGTGGGCGCTGCGCGGCGGTCTGTCCGGTACGCATTCCCCTGCCCGATCTGCTGCGCCGGTGGCGGGAAAAAAGCCTGCCCAGGAAGAACGGACTTTCCCGGGGGGGGCTCGCTCTCGGGGTGTGGGCGTGGCTGGCGTGCAGGCCGCGTTTGTATCATCGGGTTTTTTCAGGCGTTGTCCGGGGGCTGTTTTGGTTGGGTCGAGGGTGCGCCGGCGCGGTGTTGAAAGACGGTATGGTGGCGCGACTGATTGGTGTGGGCGGCTGGACCCAAGGTCGGGATTTTCCGCTGCCCCAGGGACGAACATTCCAAACTCTATGGCGAAAAAAACACGTTAAGGGAAGTGGTTATGACTGA
- a CDS encoding LutC/YkgG family protein, giving the protein MCEHPAGPRPAHGVPASGDSDGRADIFIARAQRAGAQTYRVSDISQVPTTLRSAIERYALENPKFPPLDVVSLRLCADPRLTELDWINAGIAVQGGRAQGADRVSLSYAFAGVAETGTAVLLSGAEQPTTLNFLPEVHVVLVEKTSIVSHYEDAWMLIRKQSTQPPILPRTINWITGPSRTADIEQTLLMGAHGPRHLIVVIVDAKS; this is encoded by the coding sequence ATGTGCGAACATCCAGCGGGCCCGCGTCCGGCCCACGGCGTTCCGGCTTCGGGCGACAGTGACGGGCGCGCCGATATTTTTATTGCGCGCGCCCAGCGCGCCGGGGCGCAAACCTACCGCGTTTCCGATATTTCCCAAGTGCCTACGACGCTGCGTTCCGCAATCGAACGATATGCCTTGGAAAACCCGAAATTTCCCCCTTTAGACGTCGTCTCTCTGCGATTGTGCGCCGACCCCCGATTGACGGAACTCGATTGGATAAACGCCGGCATCGCCGTCCAGGGTGGCCGCGCGCAGGGGGCGGATCGGGTCTCGCTTTCGTACGCTTTCGCGGGCGTGGCGGAAACCGGGACCGCTGTGCTGCTGTCGGGGGCGGAACAACCGACAACCTTGAACTTTCTGCCCGAGGTGCATGTCGTTTTGGTAGAAAAGACTTCAATTGTAAGTCATTATGAGGATGCTTGGATGTTGATCAGGAAACAATCAACACAACCACCTATTTTACCAAGAACAATTAACTGGATCACCGGCCCATCACGCACGGCGGATATCGAACAAACTTTATTGATGGGTGCGCATGGGCCGCGACATCTCATCGTGGTCATTGTCGATGCCAAAAGCTAA
- a CDS encoding Smr/MutS family protein — translation MRPPLARALPRLDHDAQPGLDKATAQKMRRGKIRPQRRLDLHGLTQDEARRALTAFLRAAQEAGCRDILVITGKGVKKDGSIGVLRARTPGWLNAPENRGRIVAFSYAAPKDGGEGALYIRLKKASA, via the coding sequence ATGCGCCCACCGCTGGCGCGCGCCTTGCCTCGCCTCGATCACGACGCCCAACCCGGCCTCGACAAGGCGACGGCGCAAAAGATGCGGCGCGGCAAGATCCGTCCCCAACGCCGTCTCGATCTGCACGGCTTGACCCAGGACGAGGCGCGGCGCGCCCTGACGGCTTTCTTGCGCGCCGCCCAGGAGGCGGGCTGTCGGGACATCCTGGTGATTACCGGAAAAGGCGTGAAAAAAGACGGCTCGATCGGGGTGCTGCGCGCGCGCACGCCCGGATGGCTGAACGCGCCGGAGAACCGCGGGCGGATCGTGGCGTTTTCTTATGCCGCGCCCAAGGATGGCGGTGAAGGCGCGTTGTATATCCGGCTGAAAAAGGCCTCGGCGTGA
- a CDS encoding helix-turn-helix domain-containing protein: MTPFGVKMRALREQKGLKLKDMAQTLRVSSAYLSALEHGHRGRPGPGLVMQVCELFGLIWDDAEEIKRLARLSHPKVTLDTSGLSPRATELANLLGEAIDDLDEATLQWMIDEIKSTRGGRPKEPLF, from the coding sequence ATGACGCCGTTCGGGGTAAAAATGAGGGCCCTACGAGAGCAAAAAGGCCTTAAACTCAAAGATATGGCCCAGACGCTAAGGGTTTCCAGCGCCTATCTTTCGGCGCTGGAGCACGGCCATCGCGGTCGTCCCGGTCCCGGTCTGGTGATGCAGGTGTGCGAGTTATTCGGCCTGATCTGGGATGACGCCGAAGAAATCAAGCGGCTGGCGCGCCTTTCCCACCCCAAGGTTACGCTCGACACCTCGGGGCTTAGCCCTCGGGCGACCGAGTTGGCCAACCTGCTGGGCGAGGCTATTGACGATCTTGACGAAGCGACCCTGCAATGGATGATCGACGAAATCAAGTCCACCCGGGGCGGTCGCCCCAAGGAGCCTCTTTTTTGA
- the hslU gene encoding ATP-dependent protease ATPase subunit HslU — MSNFTPREIVSELDRFIVGQNDAKRAVAVALRNRWRRQQIPDGLREEVLPKNILMIGPTGVGKTEIARRLAKLAHAPFIKVEATKFTEVGYVGRDVEQIVRDLVETAIHMSREKQRTQVKAKAELNAEERVLDALVGEDSSADTRQKFRKMLREGTLGEKEIEIQVADTSGASLPTFDIPGMPGAQMGMLNLGDIMGKAFGGPPQKTKRMSVAQSYDILIHQESDKLLDEEEVIREAIDRVENNGIVFLDEIDKIAARSERAGADVSREGVQRDLLPLIEGTTVATKHGPVKTDHILFIASGAFHVSKPSDMLPELQGRLPIRVELSALSRDDMVRILKEPESSLIRQYIALMAVEKVNLEFSDGAIEEIADVAVEVNSSVENIGARRLHTVLEKLLETISFEASERSGENITIDADTVREIVSVLAKNADLRKFIL, encoded by the coding sequence GCCGTCGCCCTGCGCAACCGCTGGCGACGTCAGCAAATCCCCGACGGTCTACGCGAGGAAGTCCTGCCGAAAAATATCCTGATGATCGGGCCGACCGGCGTCGGCAAAACCGAAATCGCGCGCCGCCTGGCGAAACTCGCCCATGCGCCGTTCATCAAGGTCGAGGCGACCAAATTCACCGAGGTCGGCTACGTCGGTCGGGATGTCGAACAGATCGTCCGCGACCTGGTCGAAACCGCGATCCACATGAGCCGCGAGAAACAGCGCACCCAGGTTAAGGCCAAGGCCGAACTGAACGCCGAGGAGCGCGTACTCGACGCCCTGGTCGGCGAAGACTCCAGCGCGGACACTCGCCAGAAGTTCCGTAAAATGCTGCGCGAGGGAACATTGGGCGAGAAAGAAATCGAAATTCAAGTCGCCGACACGTCCGGCGCGTCGCTGCCGACCTTCGACATTCCCGGCATGCCCGGCGCGCAGATGGGCATGTTGAACCTGGGCGACATCATGGGCAAGGCCTTCGGCGGCCCGCCGCAGAAAACCAAACGCATGTCGGTGGCGCAGTCCTACGATATCCTCATCCACCAGGAAAGCGACAAACTGCTCGACGAGGAGGAGGTCATCCGCGAGGCCATCGACCGGGTCGAGAACAACGGCATTGTCTTCCTCGACGAAATCGACAAGATCGCCGCCCGCTCCGAACGGGCGGGGGCCGACGTCTCGCGTGAGGGCGTCCAGCGCGACCTGCTGCCCCTGATCGAGGGCACCACGGTGGCGACCAAGCACGGTCCGGTAAAAACCGATCACATCCTCTTCATCGCTTCGGGAGCGTTTCATGTCTCCAAACCATCGGACATGCTGCCCGAACTGCAAGGCCGCCTACCGATCCGAGTCGAACTAAGCGCCCTGTCGCGCGACGACATGGTGCGTATCTTAAAAGAACCCGAATCGAGCCTGATCCGCCAATACATCGCACTGATGGCGGTTGAAAAGGTAAACCTGGAATTTAGTGACGGGGCCATCGAAGAAATTGCCGATGTCGCGGTGGAGGTCAACTCCAGCGTCGAAAATATCGGCGCGCGACGCCTTCACACGGTCCTTGAAAAACTCCTCGAAACCATCAGTTTCGAAGCCTCGGAACGGTCGGGCGAGAATATCACCATAGACGCCGATACCGTGCGCGAGATTGTCTCGGTCCTCGCTAAAAATGCCGATTTACGTAAGTTTATCCTATAA